Proteins encoded in a region of the Perca fluviatilis chromosome 6, GENO_Pfluv_1.0, whole genome shotgun sequence genome:
- the hsd17b3 gene encoding testosterone 17-beta-dehydrogenase 3 encodes MDLKELFLIALGTAVIFFYVVKLLLFSRMLFPKMWFPLSKSFFTSMGEWAVVTGSSEGIGRAYAFALAKQGMNVVIMSRTKVKLDQVAKEIGDTTGQRVKVIVTDFMKDNVFSEIEDQLKDLNIGVLVNNVGTLPSFIPCKFLESAELDQAITNVINCNVKTMAKVRFLFFGKKKKNFFFYLYRGKGVIVNISSGVASIPFPLYTLYAASKVFVERFSQGLQAEYKDKGIIIQTVAPFGVSTRLAGYQSTNIVTLSPEDFVKSSLQYVRAGDKTHGSVCHIVLGWLLQSIPLKFLYSELMLHSLQDYVKKKTAQKAPSSTFESGKNK; translated from the exons ATGGATTTAAAGGAATTGTTTTTAATCGCTCTTGGCACTGCAGTTATTTTCTTCTATGTAGTGAAACTGCTGCTTTTCAGCAGGAtgctttttccaaaaatgtggTTTCCACTGTCGAAATCTTTTTTCACCTCAATGGGAGAGTGGGCAG TGGTGACTGGTTCTTCAGAGGGAATAGGAAGAGCATATGCAtttgct CTGGCTAAGCAAGGAATGAACGTGGTAATCATGAGCAGAACCAAAGTAAAACTGGACCAGGTGGCTAAGGAAATAG GTGATACTACAGGGCAGAGGGTCAAAGTGATAGTAACAGATTTCATGAAGGACAATGTCTTCAGTGAAATTGAGGATCAGCTTAAGGACCTCAACATTGGGGTTTTAG TCAATAATGTAGGCACGCTGCCAAGCTTCATCCCCTGCAAATTCCTTGAGTCTGCAGAGCTGGACCAG GCTATTACAAATGTGATAAACTGCAATGTGAAAACTATGGCCAAGGTAAGA tttttattttttggcaaaaaaaaaaaaaatttttttttctacctctACAGGGGAAAAGGGGTGATTGTGAATATTTCGTCTGGAGTTGCTTCTATTCCATTCCCCCTGTACACCCTGTATGCTGCATCTAAA GTGTTTGTGGAAAGGTTTTCTCAAGGTCTACAAGCTGAATACAAAGATAAAGGGATTATTATACAG ACAGTGGCTCCATTTGGGGTCTCCACTCGATTGGCAGGTTACCAATCAACCAACATAGTGACGCTGTCACCAGAGGACTTCGTAAAAAGCTCTCTGCAGTACGTCCGAGCTGGAGACAAAACACACGGCAGTGTCTGTCACATAGTTCTG GGCTGGTTACTGCAGTCTATTCCTCTCAAGTTTCTCTATTCTGAGTT